One genomic region from Prevotella sp. Rep29 encodes:
- a CDS encoding glycosyltransferase family 2 protein produces the protein MKRVAIVILNWNGRKMLAEYLPSVLDYSRADADIYVADNASTDDSVDFLQQHYASEVKLIRLEKNWGFAEGYNRALAEIDAEYLVLLNSDVEVTHHWLTPLIEFMDSHEEVAACQPKLLSLTDKDFFEYAGASGGFIDRYGYPFCRGRIFDTLEEDNGQYDYRQEIFWATGACLFIRAKDYADVGGLDARFFAHNEEIDLCWRLRLRGRKIYCIPESVVYHLGGGSLPKGNPMKTFLNFRNNLTMLYKNLPESELRHVMRWRWFLDYLAAWKMLLLDRNVGEFKAVYRARRAFKAWRKDFSADREQIQQRRAEGTAMGMYAHSILWQYYVKGNHHFSKLVEK, from the coding sequence ATGAAGCGAGTTGCGATTGTTATACTGAACTGGAACGGCAGGAAGATGCTTGCCGAGTATCTGCCGTCCGTGCTCGACTATTCGCGGGCTGATGCCGATATCTATGTGGCAGACAATGCGTCAACCGACGATTCCGTGGACTTCCTTCAGCAGCATTATGCTTCGGAGGTCAAGCTGATTCGGTTGGAGAAAAACTGGGGCTTTGCCGAAGGATATAATCGGGCTTTGGCAGAGATAGATGCCGAGTATCTTGTGTTGCTGAACAGCGATGTCGAGGTGACACATCATTGGCTGACTCCCCTGATTGAATTCATGGATAGCCATGAGGAAGTGGCGGCATGCCAGCCGAAACTCCTTTCACTGACTGACAAAGATTTCTTTGAGTATGCCGGTGCCTCAGGCGGATTCATCGACCGTTATGGATATCCGTTTTGTCGCGGTCGCATATTCGACACCTTGGAGGAAGACAACGGGCAGTACGACTATCGGCAGGAAATTTTCTGGGCAACAGGCGCATGCCTGTTCATCCGCGCAAAAGACTATGCGGATGTCGGTGGATTGGATGCACGTTTCTTCGCCCATAATGAAGAGATAGACCTTTGCTGGCGCCTGAGGTTGCGCGGACGGAAGATATATTGCATTCCGGAGAGTGTGGTCTATCATTTAGGAGGCGGCAGCTTGCCGAAGGGCAATCCGATGAAAACCTTCCTGAATTTCCGGAATAACCTGACGATGCTCTATAAAAATCTTCCCGAAAGTGAGCTGAGGCATGTGATGCGCTGGCGGTGGTTCCTGGATTATCTGGCAGCATGGAAGATGCTTTTGTTGGATCGGAACGTCGGGGAGTTCAAGGCGGTATATCGCGCCCGACGGGCATTCAAGGCATGGCGAAAAGATTTTTCCGCTGACCGTGAGCAGATTCAACAGCGTAGGGCAGAGGGAACGGCAATGGGGATGTATGCCCATTCCATCCTTTGGCAATATTATGTAAAAGGAAATCATCATTTCTCGAAATTAGTTGAGAAATGA
- the mtaB gene encoding tRNA (N(6)-L-threonylcarbamoyladenosine(37)-C(2))-methylthiotransferase MtaB — protein sequence MIDSSAFQGKTAAYYTLGCKLNFSETSTFGKLLQEMGVRTVRQGEQADICLINTCSVTDVADRKCRQIIRRMVRQHPGAFVVVTGCYAQLEPEQVSRMDGVDLVLGSDEKQHLVQFLSDAWVMKEERQVGEGQERESLHLCHSVKSKDIKSFAPSCSRGNRTRYFLKVQDGCNYFCTYCTIPYARGFSRNPSVTSLVEQAEQAAREGGKEIVLTGVNIGDFGRTTNETFLDLVKALDGVEGIQRFRISSLEPDLLSDELIDYCAASRAFMPHFHIPLQSGSDAVLKLMHRRYDTALFAHKIQRIKERMPDAFIGVDVMVGTRGEEPAFFEETYEFLRSLDVTQLHVFPYSERPGTAALKIPHVVSEADKRQRSHRLLELSDEKTHAFYEKHIGQTAEVLFEKAVRGKAMHGFTRNYVRVELPPAEADEAYDNQLLQVRLGDFNRGGDALRAVII from the coding sequence ATGATAGATTCTTCGGCTTTTCAAGGCAAGACGGCAGCCTATTACACATTGGGCTGCAAGCTGAATTTCTCCGAGACATCCACCTTCGGGAAACTGCTTCAGGAGATGGGGGTGCGTACGGTCCGGCAAGGCGAGCAGGCAGATATTTGTCTGATCAATACTTGCTCGGTGACCGATGTGGCTGACCGCAAGTGTCGGCAGATTATCAGGCGGATGGTGCGCCAACATCCGGGAGCGTTCGTGGTCGTTACGGGGTGTTATGCCCAGTTGGAACCCGAACAGGTGAGCCGGATGGACGGTGTCGATTTGGTGCTTGGTTCGGATGAGAAGCAGCATCTGGTGCAATTCCTTTCAGACGCATGGGTGATGAAAGAGGAACGGCAAGTAGGAGAAGGGCAGGAGAGGGAGAGTCTGCATCTTTGTCATTCCGTCAAGTCGAAAGATATCAAGTCGTTTGCACCGAGTTGTTCTCGCGGCAATCGCACCCGCTATTTTCTGAAAGTGCAGGACGGATGCAATTATTTCTGCACCTATTGCACGATACCTTATGCGCGTGGATTCAGTCGCAATCCTTCTGTTACCTCCTTGGTTGAGCAGGCAGAACAGGCGGCGCGCGAGGGAGGGAAGGAGATTGTGCTCACGGGAGTGAATATCGGTGACTTCGGGCGCACGACGAACGAAACTTTTCTCGATTTGGTAAAGGCTTTGGATGGTGTGGAAGGCATACAGCGTTTCCGCATCAGCAGCCTGGAGCCCGATTTGCTTTCCGACGAACTGATTGACTATTGTGCAGCGAGCCGCGCCTTCATGCCGCATTTTCATATACCGTTGCAGAGCGGTTCGGATGCTGTGCTGAAACTGATGCACCGCCGATACGACACCGCTTTGTTCGCGCATAAGATTCAGCGGATAAAGGAACGTATGCCCGATGCTTTTATTGGAGTGGACGTGATGGTTGGAACGCGGGGCGAGGAACCGGCTTTTTTTGAGGAGACATACGAATTCCTGCGCTCGCTGGATGTGACCCAGTTGCATGTGTTCCCATATAGTGAACGTCCCGGAACTGCAGCATTGAAGATTCCCCACGTGGTCTCAGAAGCCGATAAGCGCCAAAGAAGTCATCGCTTGCTTGAGCTGTCCGATGAAAAGACGCATGCTTTTTATGAAAAGCATATTGGGCAGACGGCAGAAGTGTTGTTCGAAAAAGCTGTTCGGGGAAAGGCGATGCATGGGTTTACGAGAAATTACGTCAGAGTGGAGTTGCCGCCGGCAGAGGCTGATGAAGCGTATGATAACCAGTTGCTGCAGGTGAGGCTGGGGGATTTCAACCGTGGCGGTGATGCCCTGAGAGCTGTAATAATATAA
- a CDS encoding alpha-amylase family protein, whose amino-acid sequence MEDSRKLIIYQAFPRIFGNRNRTRKKNGTIAENGCGKLNDFSGEVLGLIRDLGVTHIWYTGIIRHATQTDYTAYGIPRQHPAIVKGKAGSPYAIVDYYDIDPDLAVDVRHRMEEFEALLHRTHEAGMKVIIDFVPNHVAREYHSVTKPAGIRDLGENEDVTVHFSPNNNFYYYPNQPLAPQFNVDDYREFPAKATGNDCFSVHPTQNDWYETVKLNYAAGTELQNEKPDTWLKMREILHFWASKGVDGFRCDMAEMVPEEFWKWVISDLKGNFPHLIIIGEVYQPVRYQGFLEAGFDYLYDKVGMYNCLRNVVCGRQPSAAITGEWQATDHIRTHMLYFLENHDEQRLASPFFAGSPQKAFPALLVATMLGKNPFMLYNGQEYGEQGMDTEGFSGEDGRTSIFDYWSLDTLITGYFEREKQTEEQKQLAHFYRHIFHLAQQEKAVTKGKMFDLMYVNPQLGSQQFAFLRKEGREMLLVVANFSERAIRTEVFIPQHAIDYMQIRGRHFHAVDLLTEEQRNFELQADAMVKMEIPALSGRVWKMTDQK is encoded by the coding sequence ATGGAAGATTCCCGTAAACTCATCATCTATCAAGCTTTCCCACGCATCTTCGGGAATCGCAATCGCACTCGGAAGAAGAACGGGACCATTGCGGAAAACGGCTGCGGAAAGCTGAATGACTTCAGTGGTGAGGTGTTGGGATTGATTCGTGATTTGGGTGTCACCCATATTTGGTACACGGGCATCATACGCCATGCTACGCAAACCGATTATACAGCCTACGGGATACCGCGCCAGCATCCTGCGATAGTCAAGGGAAAGGCTGGCTCTCCCTATGCCATTGTCGATTATTACGATATTGATCCGGATCTTGCGGTGGACGTGAGGCATCGGATGGAGGAGTTCGAGGCTTTGCTGCATCGCACTCATGAGGCAGGGATGAAGGTGATTATCGATTTCGTTCCCAACCATGTGGCTCGTGAATATCACTCCGTGACCAAGCCGGCAGGCATTCGTGATTTGGGGGAAAACGAGGACGTGACCGTTCATTTCTCACCGAACAATAATTTTTACTATTATCCCAACCAGCCGTTGGCTCCGCAATTCAATGTGGATGACTACAGAGAGTTTCCGGCAAAGGCGACGGGAAACGATTGTTTCAGCGTGCATCCCACGCAAAATGATTGGTATGAGACCGTCAAGCTCAACTATGCTGCCGGCACAGAACTGCAAAACGAAAAGCCCGACACATGGCTGAAAATGCGGGAGATATTGCATTTCTGGGCATCAAAAGGAGTGGACGGCTTCCGTTGTGACATGGCAGAGATGGTTCCGGAAGAGTTTTGGAAATGGGTCATCAGTGATCTGAAAGGAAATTTCCCGCATCTGATTATCATCGGAGAGGTCTATCAGCCGGTGCGCTATCAGGGTTTCTTAGAGGCAGGGTTCGACTATCTCTACGACAAAGTGGGCATGTATAATTGCCTGCGCAACGTCGTTTGTGGCAGACAGCCGTCGGCAGCCATCACGGGAGAGTGGCAAGCCACCGACCACATCCGCACACACATGCTCTATTTCCTGGAAAACCATGACGAGCAGCGGTTGGCATCTCCCTTCTTTGCTGGTAGTCCGCAGAAGGCTTTTCCCGCCTTGTTGGTGGCTACCATGTTGGGAAAGAATCCTTTCATGCTCTACAACGGGCAGGAATATGGGGAGCAGGGAATGGATACGGAGGGTTTCAGTGGCGAGGACGGGCGCACTTCCATCTTCGACTATTGGAGTCTGGACACACTCATAACCGGCTATTTCGAACGGGAGAAACAGACAGAAGAGCAAAAGCAACTTGCGCATTTCTATCGCCACATCTTTCATCTTGCGCAACAAGAAAAAGCGGTGACGAAGGGAAAAATGTTCGACCTGATGTATGTCAACCCGCAGCTTGGCAGTCAGCAGTTCGCTTTCCTTAGAAAAGAGGGCAGGGAGATGCTGCTCGTTGTTGCCAATTTCTCTGAACGGGCGATACGCACCGAAGTGTTTATACCGCAACATGCCATCGACTACATGCAGATACGGGGAAGGCATTTCCACGCCGTTGACCTGCTGACGGAAGAACAACGCAACTTCGAACTTCAGGCAGACGCTATGGTAAAAATGGAAATCCCTGCCTTGTCAGGAAGAGTATGGAAAATGACAGACCAAAAATAG
- the mltG gene encoding endolytic transglycosylase MltG yields MKNKKRRILVALGTIAILIAGIIYYYFFTSLTSGKDTHYIYIDEDDNIDSVYAQLQPVATNKGMTGFRTLVRHSQYDEHIRTGRYAIKPGESAFTTFRKLKNGIQEPVMLVIPCVRTMDRLAGTISKKMMVDSLSLYRALSSQNVCEKLGYDTTTIACMFIPNTYEVFWNMPIEKFLERMQKESKKFWTKARTQKAKDMGLTHKEVITLASIVDEETSNDAEKPVIAGLYYNRLMLRNSEYPDGMPLQADPTIKFALKRFELKRIYTNMLRTQSPYNTYLNAGLPPGPIRIPTIAGIDAVLNYDKHDYLYMCAKEDLSGTHNFAATYQEHLANAAKYAKALNERGIK; encoded by the coding sequence ATGAAAAATAAAAAGAGACGCATCCTTGTCGCATTAGGAACCATTGCGATATTGATTGCCGGTATCATTTACTACTATTTCTTCACTTCACTTACAAGTGGGAAAGATACACATTATATATATATAGATGAAGATGACAACATCGATTCTGTCTATGCGCAACTCCAACCCGTCGCAACAAACAAGGGAATGACGGGTTTCCGGACACTTGTGCGTCACAGCCAATACGATGAGCATATACGGACCGGACGATATGCCATCAAGCCCGGAGAGAGTGCATTCACAACCTTCCGCAAACTGAAAAACGGAATACAAGAACCCGTCATGCTGGTTATCCCATGTGTGCGCACGATGGACCGACTCGCCGGAACCATCTCGAAGAAAATGATGGTGGACAGCCTTTCACTCTATCGGGCTTTGAGCAGTCAGAACGTCTGCGAGAAACTGGGATATGACACGACGACCATTGCCTGCATGTTCATTCCAAATACGTATGAAGTATTTTGGAATATGCCGATAGAAAAATTTCTGGAACGGATGCAGAAGGAAAGCAAGAAGTTCTGGACAAAGGCAAGAACACAGAAAGCTAAGGACATGGGACTCACACATAAAGAAGTCATTACGCTGGCAAGTATCGTTGACGAAGAGACGTCCAACGATGCAGAAAAACCGGTGATTGCAGGATTATACTATAACCGACTCATGCTTCGCAACAGCGAATATCCCGACGGAATGCCCCTGCAGGCTGACCCAACCATCAAATTCGCATTGAAGCGCTTCGAACTGAAACGCATCTACACAAATATGTTGCGCACACAAAGCCCGTACAACACTTATCTCAACGCCGGACTGCCTCCCGGACCGATTCGCATTCCGACGATTGCCGGCATCGATGCCGTGCTCAACTATGACAAGCATGACTATCTCTACATGTGCGCAAAGGAAGACCTCAGTGGCACGCATAACTTTGCAGCCACCTATCAGGAGCATCTCGCCAATGCGGCAAAATATGCCAAAGCACTTAATGAGAGAGGTATCAAATAG
- the dcm gene encoding DNA (cytosine-5-)-methyltransferase has protein sequence MVKNKIKLSELPETTTADGVKEYGLTSYETQIAILSHYLHSFDGRQDMEARVNRDEILTAIRDYIEYKRVHDKKNPMWQDVDDEEVTKAAESPLENDLFRDFFDVPFPAPEHPKFTFIDLFAGMGGFRLAMQAQGGKCVFSSEWNAYSQKTYFANFGEMPFGDITKELTKSYIPEKFDVLCAGFPCQPFSIAGVSKKKSLGRETGFKDKTQGTLFFDVADIISRHRPKAFYLENVKNLTSHDKGNTFRIIRETLEELNYSIHYQVMDGQTYVPQHRERIMIVGFDKKRYHGEEKFEFPEQHEATRAIKEILEPNIDPKYTLSDKLWAYLQNYAEKHRAKGNGFGYGLVDLNGISRTLSARYYKDGSEILIPQEEGKNPRRLSPRECARLMGYPDKYRIDRVSDVQAYRQCGNSVIVPLITAVSERIINTMEEN, from the coding sequence GTGGTTAAGAATAAAATAAAACTTTCCGAATTGCCCGAAACTACTACCGCCGACGGCGTGAAGGAGTATGGCCTCACGTCCTACGAGACGCAGATAGCCATACTGAGCCACTATCTGCACTCGTTCGACGGAAGGCAGGACATGGAGGCGCGGGTCAATCGCGATGAGATTCTGACGGCCATCCGCGACTATATTGAATACAAACGCGTCCACGACAAAAAGAATCCGATGTGGCAGGACGTGGACGATGAAGAGGTGACGAAGGCGGCAGAAAGTCCACTGGAGAATGATCTCTTCCGCGACTTTTTCGATGTGCCCTTCCCTGCGCCGGAGCATCCGAAATTTACATTCATCGACTTGTTTGCTGGAATGGGAGGTTTTCGTTTGGCAATGCAGGCACAAGGAGGAAAATGCGTATTCTCCTCGGAGTGGAATGCCTATTCACAAAAGACCTATTTCGCCAATTTTGGAGAGATGCCATTTGGAGACATTACGAAAGAATTGACGAAATCATATATACCCGAAAAGTTTGACGTTCTTTGTGCTGGTTTCCCATGCCAACCCTTTTCCATTGCCGGAGTTTCAAAGAAGAAAAGTTTGGGACGTGAGACAGGCTTCAAGGACAAGACGCAGGGCACGCTGTTCTTTGATGTTGCAGACATCATTAGTCGGCATCGCCCAAAAGCATTCTATTTGGAGAATGTTAAGAATCTTACTTCTCATGATAAGGGAAACACCTTCCGCATCATTCGCGAAACATTAGAGGAATTGAACTATTCCATTCATTACCAAGTGATGGACGGGCAGACATACGTTCCCCAGCACCGTGAGCGCATTATGATTGTTGGTTTCGACAAGAAACGTTATCATGGTGAGGAGAAGTTTGAGTTTCCCGAACAGCATGAGGCAACACGAGCTATTAAGGAAATACTTGAGCCCAATATTGACCCTAAATACACGTTGAGCGATAAGCTTTGGGCTTATTTGCAGAACTACGCCGAAAAACATCGCGCAAAGGGAAATGGTTTCGGCTATGGACTTGTTGACCTGAATGGTATTAGCAGGACGCTCAGCGCAAGATACTACAAGGATGGTTCTGAGATACTGATTCCGCAGGAAGAAGGCAAGAATCCTCGCAGATTGTCGCCTCGCGAATGTGCGCGTCTGATGGGTTATCCCGATAAATATAGGATTGACCGGGTTTCAGATGTACAAGCCTATAGGCAATGTGGTAATTCAGTTATAGTGCCGTTGATAACAGCCGTATCAGAAAGAATTATTAATACTATGGAGGAAAACTGA
- a CDS encoding type II restriction endonuclease produces MIEESLQDAIQLVNESEFAYCHYITPNDVGETGSHQYGFTFAKPCYKMFFDEPGVKGLNKDEFIEIDWQKGLFKTQSRAIYYGVGTRNEYRITRFGRGFEFLRDDYIGSLQIMTRNREGNYCAYILSNQDNIEDFMDAFSLDLFKGNQVIERASILSPDERLSNDFQAFIDAHTDFPDTIQMATFVRQCVITANGYTESTISSEADKVILKWIDAEYQLFRGLEEKIYRPVFTRPFENCQSLVEFSNTILNRRKSRAGKSLEHHLAEIFSASHLRFEEQVITENKKKPDFIFPDGESYHNFMFPADKLTMLGAKTTCKDRWRQVLNEANRIPNKHLFTLQRGVSRNQLQEMKDEHLTLVVPKENKSLFLPEFHENIMCLSDFIGMVRERQC; encoded by the coding sequence ATGATTGAAGAGAGTTTACAAGATGCTATACAATTAGTGAACGAATCTGAGTTTGCTTATTGTCATTATATTACACCTAATGATGTTGGTGAGACAGGCAGCCATCAATATGGTTTTACTTTTGCCAAACCGTGCTATAAAATGTTTTTCGATGAACCTGGCGTTAAAGGTTTAAATAAAGACGAGTTTATAGAAATAGATTGGCAAAAAGGGCTTTTTAAGACCCAAAGCCGCGCTATTTATTATGGCGTAGGAACAAGAAATGAATATCGTATCACAAGATTCGGTAGAGGTTTTGAATTCCTTCGTGACGACTACATTGGAAGTCTTCAAATAATGACAAGAAACCGAGAAGGCAATTATTGTGCGTACATATTGTCGAATCAAGACAATATAGAAGACTTTATGGACGCTTTCAGTCTTGATTTATTTAAGGGAAACCAAGTCATAGAAAGAGCCTCCATTTTATCTCCAGACGAAAGATTAAGCAATGATTTCCAAGCATTCATAGATGCCCACACTGATTTCCCAGATACCATTCAGATGGCAACATTCGTGCGTCAATGTGTAATAACAGCCAATGGTTATACAGAAAGTACCATTTCAAGCGAAGCCGATAAAGTTATATTAAAATGGATAGATGCAGAATATCAGCTATTTCGAGGGTTAGAAGAAAAAATCTATCGCCCTGTTTTTACACGACCTTTTGAGAATTGTCAAAGTCTTGTTGAGTTCTCAAATACGATTCTTAATAGAAGAAAGTCGAGAGCGGGAAAGTCATTGGAACATCATTTGGCAGAAATATTTAGTGCTTCTCATCTGAGGTTTGAAGAACAGGTAATAACTGAAAACAAGAAGAAACCAGATTTCATTTTCCCCGATGGTGAGAGTTATCACAATTTCATGTTCCCTGCAGACAAACTGACAATGCTCGGAGCCAAGACCACATGCAAAGACCGTTGGCGCCAAGTGCTTAATGAAGCTAACAGAATACCCAACAAACACTTGTTTACCTTGCAGCGTGGTGTTTCGAGAAATCAGCTTCAAGAAATGAAAGACGAGCATCTGACACTTGTTGTTCCCAAAGAAAATAAATCTTTGTTCTTGCCCGAATTTCATGAGAACATCATGTGTCTTTCAGACTTTATCGGGATGGTTCGGGAACGGCAATGTTAG
- the fabD gene encoding ACP S-malonyltransferase, which produces MKAFVFPGQGAQFSGMGKDLYESNELAKELFEKANDILGYRITDIMFEGTDEELTQTKVTQPAVFLHSVISAFCMGEAFQPEMTAGHSLGEFSALVAAGALSFEDGLKLVYARAMAMQKACEMAPSTMAAIVGLPDENVEEICAAINREGHVVVPANYNCPGQLVISGNVEAINEACAKIKEAGAKRALPLKVGGAFHSPLMQPAKDELQAAIEKTEIKTPKCPVYQNVDGKPHTDPQEIKQNLIAQLTSSVRWTQCVQNMIADGADDFTECGPGKALQGMIGRINKDVAAHGIL; this is translated from the coding sequence ATGAAAGCATTTGTATTTCCAGGACAAGGTGCTCAGTTCTCAGGAATGGGCAAGGACTTGTATGAGAGTAATGAGTTGGCGAAAGAGTTGTTTGAAAAAGCAAACGACATTCTCGGCTATAGAATCACCGACATCATGTTCGAGGGAACGGATGAAGAACTCACTCAGACGAAGGTGACTCAGCCTGCCGTTTTCCTTCATAGTGTCATCAGTGCCTTCTGCATGGGAGAGGCATTTCAGCCGGAGATGACCGCCGGCCATTCGCTCGGGGAATTTTCTGCATTGGTGGCTGCCGGAGCGCTGAGCTTCGAAGACGGATTGAAACTTGTCTATGCACGTGCTATGGCGATGCAGAAAGCGTGCGAGATGGCACCATCGACCATGGCAGCTATCGTAGGGTTGCCCGACGAGAACGTGGAAGAGATATGCGCTGCAATCAACAGGGAAGGACATGTTGTCGTGCCGGCAAACTATAATTGTCCGGGACAGTTAGTCATCTCTGGAAACGTGGAGGCTATCAACGAGGCATGTGCGAAAATCAAGGAAGCAGGTGCCAAGCGTGCGTTGCCCTTGAAAGTGGGCGGAGCATTCCATTCCCCACTCATGCAGCCGGCAAAGGATGAGTTGCAGGCAGCTATTGAGAAGACGGAAATCAAGACACCGAAGTGTCCTGTCTATCAGAATGTGGATGGGAAACCCCATACTGACCCGCAAGAAATCAAGCAAAACCTGATAGCTCAGCTGACAAGCAGCGTGCGCTGGACACAATGCGTGCAGAATATGATTGCCGACGGTGCCGACGACTTCACGGAGTGCGGTCCTGGAAAAGCGCTGCAGGGAATGATCGGGCGCATCAATAAGGATGTGGCAGCACACGGAATCCTCTAA
- a CDS encoding M13 family metallopeptidase: MAVSAQNQPGIKPENMDKTVKPQDDFYMYATGGWQKRNPLPAAYSRFGSFDQLQEDNNKRINSILDELQKKKFAEGTTERKLSDFYKLAMDAERRNKEGIAPVKPLLDEMEEADTKDDLFKIQKKYAVFGYGVPFGSGFSADAKNVTMNIFHVSQGGLTLGQKDYYLNNDEATVKIREAYKKHIVKMFKLFGFDEDDAIEKRDAIFRYETALALISKSRTELRDPQSNYNKMTLKEFQTNYPNIPLEVLANAEGVKSEYIQEMIVGQPKFMEGLDKLSAALNADDLKAYMQWDVITSSASLLSDDIREANFEFFGKTMSGRKEDYPLWKRATNSVQSVMGEALGKMYCDRYFPASSKKIMEQLVKNLQIALGERIDAQKWMGAETKANAHKKLSTFYVKIGYPNKWRDYSSLQINPQKSYYENVMACRQWRNNLHIAEKAGKPVDRDEWYMTPQTVNAYYNPTTNEICFPAGILQYPFFDPKADEAFNYGAIGVVIGHEMTHGFDDKGRQFDSEGYMKDWWTAEDAKGFEERAEMYANFFSNIKVLPDLNANGHFTLGENLADHGGLQVAWYGYKNATAKKPLKVKDGLTGDQRFFIAYAGVWGQNITEQEIRNRVKTDPHSLGEWRVNGALPHVDMWYEAFGVKEGDKMFIPKEQRLDLW, from the coding sequence ATGGCAGTCTCGGCGCAAAATCAGCCGGGAATCAAACCTGAGAACATGGACAAAACCGTGAAGCCGCAGGACGACTTCTACATGTATGCGACGGGAGGATGGCAGAAACGCAATCCGCTCCCTGCTGCCTATTCACGGTTCGGTAGCTTCGACCAGCTGCAGGAGGACAACAACAAGCGCATCAATTCTATTCTGGATGAGCTTCAGAAAAAGAAATTTGCGGAGGGAACGACAGAGCGCAAACTCTCTGATTTCTACAAACTGGCAATGGATGCTGAACGTCGGAACAAAGAGGGAATTGCACCCGTGAAGCCTTTGTTGGACGAGATGGAAGAAGCCGATACGAAAGACGACCTGTTCAAAATCCAGAAGAAATATGCCGTCTTTGGATATGGTGTTCCATTCGGTTCGGGATTTAGCGCAGATGCTAAAAACGTGACGATGAATATCTTCCACGTGAGTCAGGGCGGTCTTACACTCGGACAGAAAGACTACTACCTAAACAACGACGAGGCAACGGTAAAGATTCGTGAAGCATACAAAAAGCACATCGTGAAGATGTTTAAACTCTTCGGATTCGATGAAGATGATGCCATTGAAAAGCGTGATGCCATTTTCCGCTACGAGACGGCTCTGGCACTGATTTCGAAGAGTCGCACCGAGTTGCGCGACCCGCAGTCGAACTACAACAAGATGACGCTGAAGGAATTCCAGACAAACTATCCGAACATTCCGCTCGAGGTATTGGCTAATGCCGAGGGCGTGAAGAGCGAGTATATTCAGGAAATGATTGTGGGACAGCCCAAATTCATGGAAGGACTCGACAAACTGTCGGCAGCACTCAACGCAGACGACCTGAAGGCTTACATGCAGTGGGATGTGATTACCAGTTCGGCATCGCTGCTCTCTGACGATATTCGTGAAGCCAACTTCGAATTCTTCGGAAAGACCATGTCGGGACGGAAAGAGGATTATCCGCTCTGGAAGCGTGCAACCAACAGCGTGCAAAGTGTTATGGGAGAGGCTCTCGGAAAAATGTATTGCGACCGCTACTTCCCGGCTTCTTCAAAGAAAATCATGGAGCAGCTTGTTAAGAACCTCCAGATTGCACTGGGCGAGCGTATCGATGCACAGAAATGGATGGGAGCAGAGACAAAAGCCAACGCACACAAGAAGTTGAGCACTTTCTACGTTAAGATTGGCTATCCCAACAAATGGCGCGACTACTCCTCGCTGCAAATCAATCCGCAGAAATCTTATTATGAAAACGTAATGGCTTGTCGCCAATGGAGAAACAATTTGCACATTGCCGAAAAGGCAGGTAAGCCGGTTGACCGTGACGAGTGGTACATGACACCGCAGACCGTCAATGCATACTACAATCCGACGACCAACGAAATCTGCTTCCCGGCTGGCATTCTCCAGTATCCGTTCTTCGACCCGAAGGCTGACGAGGCATTCAACTATGGAGCAATCGGTGTCGTTATCGGACACGAAATGACGCACGGATTTGACGACAAAGGTCGCCAATTCGACTCGGAAGGCTATATGAAGGACTGGTGGACAGCAGAAGATGCCAAGGGATTTGAGGAGCGTGCAGAAATGTATGCCAACTTCTTCTCGAACATCAAGGTGCTGCCCGACCTGAATGCCAATGGACACTTCACGCTCGGCGAAAACCTGGCTGACCACGGCGGACTGCAAGTGGCATGGTATGGATACAAGAACGCAACAGCCAAGAAACCGCTGAAAGTGAAGGATGGACTGACTGGCGACCAGCGCTTCTTCATCGCTTACGCCGGCGTGTGGGGACAGAACATTACCGAGCAGGAAATCCGCAACCGCGTGAAGACCGACCCGCACTCTCTGGGCGAATGGCGAGTAAACGGTGCGCTGCCACACGTTGATATGTGGTACGAAGCATTCGGCGTGAAAGAAGGCGACAAGATGTTTATCCCGAAAGAGCAGCGTCTTGACCTTTGGTAA